The following proteins are encoded in a genomic region of Sneathiella marina:
- a CDS encoding multidrug effflux MFS transporter: MRLSPKSISFTIFLSTAVAIGPLATDMYLPTFPMLADVFGASVSEVQLTLSIFTFTIAGCQLIYGPLTDRYGRKPILISGLFAFVIASFACLFAQNIEDLILYRFIQAFGVCAAIVVPRAMVRDLYQREMAAKQLSRMGTIMGFAPAIAPVLGGYLAAFYGWQSVFVFMGCAALLVALAVIFLVDESHLAKDKNALRPEHIYRNYRSLARDPEFMGFAVSGGLCFGGLFAFISGSPLVLIEVFGVAADHFGYYFGMGVLGFMAGTLVGPALTARHGLIHSLKIGTRISAVGSCLMLAAVLFGFNHVSAVMGPMVVYSVGLGLVLPQSQAGAMAPFPEKAGLAAALMGFLMMGFAAVLGYVIALLYDGTQLAMVSAIALMGILSFIVFQVAVVGRQKQRN; the protein is encoded by the coding sequence ATGCGTCTGTCGCCGAAATCCATATCTTTTACAATATTCCTGTCAACCGCCGTTGCAATTGGGCCCTTGGCGACTGATATGTATTTGCCGACCTTTCCGATGTTGGCGGATGTGTTTGGCGCAAGTGTTTCTGAGGTGCAGCTGACGTTAAGTATTTTTACCTTTACCATTGCCGGGTGCCAGTTGATTTACGGGCCCCTGACAGACCGGTATGGGCGAAAACCAATCCTGATATCAGGGCTCTTTGCTTTTGTCATTGCCAGCTTCGCATGCCTGTTTGCGCAAAATATCGAAGATCTAATCCTGTACCGTTTCATCCAAGCTTTTGGTGTGTGTGCGGCAATTGTCGTGCCCAGGGCCATGGTGCGGGACTTATATCAACGGGAGATGGCCGCAAAACAGTTGTCGCGCATGGGAACGATAATGGGGTTTGCGCCGGCAATTGCACCGGTTCTGGGAGGATATCTGGCAGCCTTCTACGGATGGCAATCTGTTTTTGTCTTTATGGGCTGCGCCGCGCTTCTTGTCGCGCTTGCGGTGATATTTCTGGTTGATGAGTCTCATTTGGCAAAGGATAAAAATGCGCTACGCCCGGAACATATCTACCGAAACTATCGAAGCCTGGCGAGAGACCCGGAATTTATGGGATTTGCCGTTTCAGGCGGCCTCTGTTTTGGCGGCTTGTTTGCCTTCATTTCCGGGTCGCCACTTGTTCTAATTGAGGTGTTTGGCGTCGCAGCTGATCATTTCGGATATTATTTCGGAATGGGCGTGCTTGGCTTTATGGCCGGGACATTGGTTGGACCGGCCTTAACGGCGCGGCATGGCTTGATTCATTCGTTAAAAATCGGGACCAGAATCTCAGCGGTCGGAAGTTGTTTGATGCTGGCGGCGGTACTTTTTGGATTTAACCATGTATCAGCAGTGATGGGGCCGATGGTTGTGTATTCTGTTGGCCTCGGCCTGGTTTTACCGCAATCACAAGCTGGTGCCATGGCGCCATTTCCAGAAAAAGCTGGGTTGGCCGCCGCACTTATGGGGTTTCTTATGATGGGGTTTGCAGCAGTGTTAGGCTATGTAATCGCCTTGCTGTATGACGGGACACAACTGGCCATGGTTTCCGCTATTGCGCTAATGGGTATTCTGTCATTTATTGTTTTTCAAGTGGCGGTTGTCGGCCGCCAGAAACAACGGAATTAG
- a CDS encoding M48 family metallopeptidase, with translation MFNFRSTSGSKFFPEYIDGPHPYLQLEQRQVPVEIKRSPRASRLKLRIDRHAGVVLILPPRASIREGLSFLKRELHWVIKKIEKVPEKIPFLPGSIIPLLGTPHTIIHAPQERGLVWPEDRKIFVTGHIEHVPRRIRDWIKKAAKSEIAPRALDYTKQLDVTHTGITLRDQKTRWGSCSSTGRLNFSWRLFLMPEFVLDYVVAHEVAHLRHMNHSAQFWGVVNDLSSDVKSAKKWLIQHGSDVHRYGP, from the coding sequence GTGTTTAATTTTCGCAGCACAAGCGGTTCCAAATTTTTCCCGGAATATATCGACGGACCCCACCCTTATTTACAACTGGAACAGCGGCAGGTCCCCGTTGAAATAAAACGCAGCCCTCGTGCCTCCCGCCTCAAATTGCGTATTGACCGGCATGCCGGCGTTGTGTTGATTTTGCCGCCCCGCGCTTCCATAAGGGAGGGCCTTTCTTTCTTGAAACGAGAACTTCACTGGGTTATCAAAAAAATAGAGAAGGTGCCTGAAAAAATACCGTTTTTGCCGGGCTCGATAATCCCTCTCCTTGGAACGCCCCATACCATAATACATGCTCCGCAAGAACGCGGACTTGTCTGGCCGGAGGATCGGAAGATCTTCGTAACGGGTCACATTGAACATGTCCCGCGCCGGATCAGGGACTGGATAAAAAAAGCGGCCAAAAGTGAAATAGCCCCGCGGGCTCTTGACTATACAAAACAGCTCGATGTCACCCATACGGGAATTACGCTTCGTGACCAGAAAACCAGATGGGGGAGTTGTTCATCAACTGGCAGGCTAAATTTTTCCTGGCGATTATTTCTGATGCCGGAGTTCGTTTTGGACTATGTTGTCGCCCATGAGGTTGCCCATTTGCGCCATATGAATCACTCCGCGCAATTCTGGGGCGTGGTAAACGACCTTAGTTCAGATGTAAAATCCGCAAAAAAATGGCTTATACAACATGGGTCAGATGTCCATCGCTATGGGCCCTAG
- a CDS encoding YcgN family cysteine cluster protein yields the protein MTKKTTTIDAPFWETVALEDMSKAQWESLCDGCAKCCLLKLEDEDTLELAYTDVACRLLDMGTCQCTRYPERSVLVPDCITMTPEIVPTLRWMPKTCAYRLLSEGKPLAWWHPLVSNDPNTVHEAGISVRGRAVSERKAQDLEDHIVDWPEEDIT from the coding sequence CTGACAAAGAAGACGACGACCATAGACGCACCGTTTTGGGAAACGGTTGCATTGGAAGATATGTCCAAAGCGCAGTGGGAATCCTTGTGTGACGGTTGCGCCAAGTGCTGCCTGCTGAAACTGGAGGACGAAGATACACTCGAACTTGCCTATACGGATGTCGCCTGCCGCCTTCTGGATATGGGAACATGTCAATGTACGCGTTACCCTGAACGTTCTGTTCTTGTGCCCGACTGCATTACCATGACACCGGAGATTGTACCGACATTGAGGTGGATGCCTAAAACCTGCGCGTATCGTCTTCTTTCTGAAGGTAAGCCCCTTGCCTGGTGGCATCCGCTTGTGTCCAATGATCCCAATACCGTGCATGAGGCCGGAATCTCGGTGCGCGGCCGCGCGGTCTCCGAACGAAAGGCGCAAGACCTTGAGGATCATATTGTTGACTGGCCAGAAGAAGATATAACGTGA
- the phaZ gene encoding polyhydroxyalkanoate depolymerase, whose translation MLYQFNEFQRMALSPLRMAAQMQSQILRSPFNPLSETPQAQTLAAAYELFAETTQYHGKPAFGISQTEIDGRVVAVTEEILSRKCFGQLKHFKRDTTRKDPKLLIVAPMSGHFATLLRGTVETMIKNHDVYITDWRDASNVPLIEGRFDLDDYIDYVREFLEFLGPNTHVMAVCQPGIPVLAATALMAESSNPNIPATLTLMGSPIDTRRHPTAPCKLAMDHSLEWFEKTVIHHVPIGYPGAFRRVYPGFLQLGGFMSMNLDRHMEAHARQFDHLVEGDGDSADKHRAFYAEYNAVMDLTAEYYLQTIETVFQKQALAKGEMMYRGNQPVDTSAITSTALLTVEGELDDISGIGQTVAAHDICSNIPQSKKAHYEQKGVGHYGVFNGRRFNSEIAPRISDFILKHEKSTSATLKLVQNETKKPEPGKKVQKKALKLAVPAPKADPLVKKPAPKKEAPALKSAKPSSSGTKKTGEKKPVAAAPKKAKVEALKTPAVRKKPVKAPAKKKA comes from the coding sequence TTGCTTTACCAATTTAACGAGTTCCAGAGAATGGCTCTTTCTCCATTGCGCATGGCAGCGCAAATGCAATCGCAGATCCTAAGAAGCCCGTTTAACCCGCTATCAGAGACCCCGCAGGCTCAAACATTGGCTGCGGCATACGAGTTGTTTGCGGAAACCACCCAGTATCACGGAAAGCCTGCTTTTGGCATAAGCCAGACTGAAATTGATGGGCGTGTTGTTGCGGTGACCGAAGAAATCCTGTCGCGGAAATGTTTTGGCCAGCTGAAACATTTTAAACGCGATACAACGCGCAAAGACCCGAAATTGTTGATTGTTGCACCGATGTCAGGCCATTTCGCAACGCTCTTGCGCGGTACCGTCGAAACCATGATTAAAAACCATGATGTTTATATTACGGACTGGCGTGATGCCTCAAACGTTCCCTTGATCGAAGGGCGCTTTGATTTGGATGATTATATTGATTATGTAAGGGAATTTCTCGAGTTTCTGGGGCCGAATACGCATGTCATGGCCGTGTGTCAACCAGGAATCCCTGTACTGGCGGCAACCGCCTTGATGGCGGAAAGCAGCAACCCTAACATTCCCGCGACATTGACATTGATGGGGAGCCCAATTGATACAAGGCGGCACCCGACGGCGCCGTGCAAGCTGGCAATGGATCATTCGCTTGAATGGTTTGAAAAAACAGTTATCCACCATGTTCCCATTGGGTATCCGGGCGCTTTTCGTCGGGTTTATCCCGGGTTTTTGCAGCTTGGTGGTTTTATGAGCATGAATCTTGACCGCCATATGGAAGCGCATGCCCGTCAGTTTGACCATCTTGTCGAAGGGGATGGCGATAGTGCAGACAAACATCGTGCATTTTATGCGGAATATAATGCGGTGATGGACCTGACAGCGGAATATTACTTGCAGACCATCGAAACAGTGTTTCAAAAACAAGCGTTGGCGAAGGGTGAAATGATGTATCGGGGAAATCAACCGGTTGATACATCTGCGATTACGTCAACAGCGTTGTTGACCGTTGAAGGAGAACTGGACGATATATCCGGTATTGGCCAGACAGTAGCCGCTCACGATATTTGCAGCAATATACCGCAAAGTAAGAAAGCGCATTACGAACAAAAGGGTGTTGGACATTACGGTGTGTTTAACGGCCGCCGCTTTAACAGCGAAATAGCCCCGCGAATATCAGATTTTATTCTCAAGCATGAAAAGAGCACCTCTGCGACCCTGAAACTTGTGCAAAACGAGACCAAAAAACCTGAACCTGGAAAAAAGGTGCAAAAAAAGGCTTTGAAATTAGCCGTCCCTGCCCCGAAAGCCGACCCTCTGGTGAAAAAACCTGCCCCTAAGAAAGAGGCACCAGCCCTGAAATCAGCTAAGCCATCTTCATCAGGTACGAAGAAAACAGGGGAAAAAAAACCAGTTGCCGCTGCTCCGAAAAAAGCTAAGGTTGAGGCTCTAAAAACGCCTGCGGTGCGCAAAAAGCCTGTGAAAGCGCCGGCAAAAAAGAAAGCCTGA
- a CDS encoding ankyrin repeat domain-containing protein: MKLYLCIFTLLLLAATSASAQSIFGGDEVFTEAARDNAQAVEEYLLTGNNVNARNTRKVPLLVAAATAGAVKSVKILIKHKAQIDLADNLGNTALMQAAAYGSVDVLNILLENKAKIDAENRQGETALIKAAQAGHLDAVQLLLDNQANIEISDFTGRTALDYADQNRHRAVAKRLRETP, encoded by the coding sequence ATGAAACTCTACCTATGTATTTTCACTTTGTTATTGCTTGCGGCAACGTCGGCTTCAGCCCAATCGATTTTCGGCGGAGATGAAGTATTCACGGAAGCTGCGAGGGACAACGCGCAAGCCGTCGAAGAATATCTTCTTACTGGAAATAATGTAAACGCAAGAAATACCAGGAAAGTACCCTTACTCGTTGCTGCGGCCACAGCAGGAGCGGTCAAATCCGTGAAGATTTTGATCAAGCATAAAGCCCAGATCGATTTAGCGGATAATCTTGGAAATACGGCTCTTATGCAGGCCGCCGCCTATGGCTCCGTTGACGTATTGAACATCTTGCTGGAAAATAAAGCGAAAATTGATGCAGAAAACCGGCAAGGCGAAACCGCCCTGATAAAAGCCGCACAAGCGGGTCATCTTGATGCAGTCCAGCTGCTTCTGGATAATCAGGCGAACATTGAAATTTCGGATTTTACGGGACGAACGGCTCTGGACTATGCAGACCAGAACCGTCATCGTGCCGTCGCGAAACGATTGCGCGAAACCCCCTAG
- a CDS encoding lipid-binding SYLF domain-containing protein, with protein sequence MRETINLVRRSFISLMAAGLLFAGTSSLATAGDNQDQLVERAKFTIENLAKNPDMGEFRKLLAVAKGVVVFPQILEAGFFIGGAGGSGVLLAQDGEGNWTSPAFYSMGQGSIGLQFGAQAKELVLVVMTEKGLKAIINNNVKLGADLSAAVGPVGTQVGAATTTNLNSDVFSFANAKGLFIGASVAGSVLSTKQEWNELYYGKAVSPTAVVIDRSVNNPQSDGLRAALKAAEAP encoded by the coding sequence ATGCGGGAAACGATCAACCTTGTTCGACGGTCATTTATATCACTAATGGCAGCCGGTCTTCTTTTTGCCGGAACATCTTCGTTGGCGACAGCGGGAGATAATCAGGACCAGTTGGTGGAAAGAGCGAAGTTCACCATCGAGAATTTGGCAAAAAACCCGGATATGGGGGAATTTCGCAAACTCTTGGCCGTTGCCAAGGGCGTTGTCGTTTTCCCGCAAATTCTTGAAGCCGGGTTTTTCATTGGCGGCGCGGGCGGCAGCGGCGTGTTGCTTGCCCAGGACGGTGAGGGTAACTGGACGTCCCCTGCTTTCTACTCCATGGGTCAGGGAAGTATCGGTCTGCAATTCGGGGCCCAGGCAAAAGAATTGGTGCTGGTGGTCATGACCGAAAAAGGCTTGAAGGCGATTATCAATAACAATGTGAAACTCGGGGCCGATTTAAGTGCCGCTGTTGGGCCTGTTGGTACACAAGTCGGGGCCGCAACGACGACAAATCTAAATTCAGATGTGTTCTCCTTCGCCAATGCGAAAGGATTGTTCATCGGTGCTTCTGTTGCGGGCTCGGTGTTGTCCACAAAACAGGAGTGGAATGAATTATATTACGGAAAAGCAGTATCGCCCACTGCAGTTGTGATTGACCGTTCTGTCAACAATCCCCAGTCTGACGGGTTGCGGGCAGCCTTGAAAGCAGCTGAAGCTCCGTAA
- a CDS encoding ActS/PrrB/RegB family redox-sensitive histidine kinase → MSANSDKISDFDAIIGASNGMRLQTLVYIRWLAVLGQALTVFIVHFGFSYEMPVVPVAALVSASAILNILVTISQPTSQRLSDRGAILYLVYDILQLAGLLYFTGGLTNPFSVLFLVPVTISATNLSRRGTLFLGLITLVCISVLAVIHERLPLPQGSLMLSTTYILAIWSALVLGTLFLSGYAWLIAADARKMSDALTIARFELAREQQLSAVGGIAAAAAHELGTPLNTILLISQELSQDLAEDKAHAEDAKLLHNQAKKCAEVLAQLSKRPDTERFLQDEAHHNYLSIDDLFTLIAEKYQGFGKIIEVLNQGSEGTKPKLFSTPELRHGLGNLISNAAEFAKSSVTINLFWDDKKVQAEIRDDGPGFSPEILARLGEPYMSSRRGKGGMGLGVFIADMLIKRSRGEVSFRNAKSGGAVATVVWSRQKLEKSDPFA, encoded by the coding sequence ATGTCTGCCAATTCCGACAAAATAAGTGATTTCGATGCGATCATTGGCGCGTCCAACGGGATGCGCCTGCAGACTTTGGTTTATATACGCTGGCTCGCGGTGCTGGGTCAGGCGCTTACCGTCTTTATTGTTCATTTTGGCTTCAGTTACGAGATGCCTGTTGTCCCGGTCGCCGCCCTTGTTTCCGCCAGCGCCATTTTGAACATTCTCGTCACCATAAGCCAGCCGACATCGCAGCGATTGTCGGATCGGGGCGCGATTTTGTATCTGGTTTATGATATTCTGCAACTGGCCGGACTGTTGTATTTCACCGGCGGTTTAACGAACCCCTTCTCGGTGCTCTTCCTTGTCCCCGTGACCATCTCGGCGACAAACCTGTCGCGACGCGGAACGCTTTTTCTGGGACTGATCACGTTGGTCTGCATTTCCGTGCTCGCCGTTATCCACGAAAGACTGCCACTGCCGCAAGGCTCATTGATGCTATCAACGACTTATATCCTCGCGATCTGGTCGGCTCTTGTCCTTGGCACCTTGTTTCTTTCCGGATATGCCTGGCTCATCGCCGCAGATGCGCGTAAAATGTCCGACGCGCTGACCATCGCCCGGTTTGAGCTTGCCCGTGAACAGCAATTGTCGGCGGTCGGCGGCATCGCCGCAGCGGCAGCCCATGAGCTTGGCACACCCCTTAACACCATCTTGTTGATTTCACAGGAACTTTCGCAAGACCTTGCCGAGGACAAAGCCCATGCCGAGGACGCAAAATTGCTGCATAATCAGGCGAAAAAATGTGCAGAGGTGCTCGCTCAGCTGTCAAAGCGGCCGGATACGGAACGGTTTCTACAGGATGAAGCCCATCATAACTATTTGTCCATTGACGATCTGTTCACCTTGATCGCGGAGAAATACCAGGGTTTCGGGAAAATCATCGAGGTTCTCAATCAAGGGAGCGAAGGAACCAAGCCAAAGCTTTTCTCCACACCCGAGTTACGGCATGGCCTGGGCAACCTGATCAGCAACGCTGCAGAATTTGCCAAATCCAGTGTAACCATCAATCTTTTCTGGGATGACAAAAAGGTTCAGGCTGAAATCAGGGATGATGGCCCCGGGTTTTCGCCGGAGATACTGGCGCGGTTGGGCGAACCCTATATGTCAAGCCGGCGCGGCAAGGGCGGCATGGGGTTGGGGGTCTTTATTGCCGATATGCTGATTAAACGAAGCCGCGGAGAGGTTTCTTTTCGCAATGCAAAATCAGGCGGTGCTGTCGCCACGGTGGTGTGGTCACGGCAAAAACTTGAAAAATCCGACCCTTTCGCCTGA
- a CDS encoding ActR/PrrA/RegA family redox response regulator transcription factor: MDDKPLLIVDDDEIFLNRLGRSMERQGFQPVLASSVADGKRCAAESAPDYAVVDLRLQDGNGLEVVEAIRQVNEDASIVMLTGYGNIASAVAAVKAGAIDYLAKPANVEDIVSALLADKDAKPQPPENPMSADRVRWEHIQRVYELCDHNISETARRLNMHRRTLQRIMAKRSPQ, translated from the coding sequence ATGGACGACAAGCCTTTATTGATCGTCGATGATGACGAAATCTTCCTGAACCGGCTCGGCCGATCCATGGAAAGGCAGGGTTTCCAGCCAGTTCTGGCGAGCAGCGTTGCCGATGGCAAGAGATGTGCCGCAGAATCCGCGCCCGATTATGCGGTGGTCGATTTACGGCTGCAGGATGGCAACGGACTTGAAGTGGTAGAGGCCATTCGTCAGGTTAATGAGGATGCCAGTATCGTCATGCTCACCGGATATGGAAATATTGCCTCGGCTGTCGCCGCTGTTAAAGCCGGTGCCATCGATTATCTGGCAAAGCCGGCCAATGTGGAGGATATTGTCAGCGCCTTGCTCGCCGATAAGGACGCCAAACCACAGCCGCCGGAAAACCCCATGTCCGCAGACCGTGTCCGCTGGGAACATATCCAGCGGGTCTATGAGCTTTGTGATCATAATATTTCAGAAACTGCCCGCCGCCTGAACATGCACCGGCGAACCCTTCAACGCATTATGGCCAAAAGGTCACCACAGTAG
- a CDS encoding DNA-methyltransferase: MGLQIPQSQLICGDAADEMSKLASNSIDLVVADPPYNLGKNYGNNIDRKDRADYREFTENWLGECHRILKPGGSLYCFMGVKFIASLYVLLEEELEMTAQGWITWHYTQGMGRKRGFSPRHEDILWFSKGSEATFNLDEVRVPQKYYRKRNNMSGANPGDVWQFSHVHYCAAERLPHPTQKPEALIERIIAASSNPGETVLDPFLGSGTTARVAQVLGRAAIGIEVNPDYLAMATARLAEPFDGFDSVDPRRARTSRDLPKTAAKA; the protein is encoded by the coding sequence ATGGGTCTTCAAATTCCGCAGTCACAGTTAATTTGCGGCGACGCAGCAGACGAAATGTCGAAGCTTGCCAGCAATAGCATTGATCTTGTCGTCGCCGACCCGCCGTATAATCTGGGCAAGAATTACGGCAATAATATCGACAGGAAAGATCGGGCTGACTACCGCGAATTTACGGAAAACTGGCTCGGTGAATGCCATCGGATCCTCAAACCGGGTGGCTCGCTCTATTGTTTTATGGGCGTGAAGTTTATCGCCTCCCTCTATGTCTTGCTGGAAGAAGAGCTGGAGATGACGGCGCAAGGCTGGATCACCTGGCATTACACGCAAGGCATGGGAAGAAAACGTGGTTTTTCACCCCGGCATGAAGATATTCTCTGGTTTTCGAAAGGCTCTGAGGCCACCTTTAATCTTGATGAGGTCCGGGTGCCTCAGAAATATTATCGCAAACGCAATAATATGAGCGGCGCCAATCCCGGGGATGTCTGGCAGTTCAGCCATGTGCATTATTGTGCTGCCGAACGCCTGCCACATCCCACACAGAAACCCGAAGCCCTGATCGAGCGGATCATCGCAGCCTCGTCCAACCCGGGAGAAACCGTCCTCGATCCGTTTTTGGGAAGCGGGACAACGGCAAGGGTGGCGCAGGTTTTGGGCCGCGCCGCCATCGGCATTGAGGTCAATCCGGACTATCTGGCCATGGCCACAGCCCGATTGGCGGAACCCTTCGACGGATTTGACAGCGTTGACCCGCGGCGGGCGCGGACGTCCCGGGATCTGCCTAAAACGGCCGCAAAAGCGTAG
- a CDS encoding glycosyltransferase, translating into MHVLFLHNNFPAQYRHVARHLAADKANKVVFASHRVPEKIPGVINMQFNPHRTGKSETHHYLRNFENAVINGQSVFRLCIKLKNQGFSPDIICSHSGWGNSLYVKDVFPKARLLSYFEWYYHAHGADADFLKDSNIGFDDAGRIRTKNAALLMDLAACDWGQVPTQFQLSQIPDVFHGKLSRLHDGVDTDFFKPNPDASKIIGNLDLSDAAEILTYATRGMEPYRGFPEFMRAAALLMKKRPNLHVVVVGEDRVAYGKKLPDGDGWGKRMREELQPDPDRLHFTGHLSYGEYVNILQISTVQAYLTVPFVLSWSLIESLSCGALIVASDTAPVQEVVTTGKNGFLADFFDHQAFAEKIETVLDTAPDLDHIRVAARQTVLDSYAHKDLLPRQLQLIHDVAAGRIPPGEKSALPDPE; encoded by the coding sequence ATGCATGTGCTTTTCCTGCATAACAATTTCCCTGCCCAATACCGGCATGTGGCCCGGCATCTGGCAGCGGACAAGGCCAACAAGGTGGTGTTCGCCTCGCATCGGGTACCGGAAAAAATCCCCGGCGTCATCAATATGCAGTTCAACCCACATCGGACAGGCAAATCGGAAACCCACCACTACCTGCGCAACTTCGAGAACGCCGTCATCAACGGCCAATCGGTCTTTCGTCTCTGTATCAAGCTGAAAAATCAAGGTTTTTCGCCAGATATTATCTGTTCACATTCCGGCTGGGGGAACAGCCTTTATGTGAAGGACGTCTTTCCCAAGGCCCGCCTGCTCAGTTATTTTGAATGGTATTACCACGCCCATGGCGCCGATGCCGACTTTTTGAAAGACTCCAACATCGGATTTGACGATGCCGGCCGGATCCGCACCAAGAACGCCGCTTTACTCATGGATTTGGCAGCCTGCGACTGGGGCCAGGTGCCCACACAATTTCAATTGTCGCAAATTCCAGACGTGTTTCACGGAAAACTGTCGCGGCTGCATGACGGCGTTGATACTGACTTCTTCAAGCCCAATCCTGACGCCTCGAAAATCATCGGTAATCTCGATTTAAGCGATGCGGCCGAAATCCTCACCTATGCCACCCGCGGAATGGAGCCTTACCGTGGCTTCCCCGAATTTATGCGGGCCGCGGCGCTGCTGATGAAAAAGCGGCCTAACCTTCACGTTGTCGTTGTCGGCGAGGACCGCGTCGCCTATGGCAAGAAGCTGCCGGATGGCGATGGCTGGGGCAAACGGATGCGTGAAGAGTTGCAACCGGATCCGGATCGCCTGCATTTTACCGGCCATCTTTCCTATGGGGAATATGTAAATATCCTGCAGATATCAACGGTTCAGGCGTATTTAACCGTTCCCTTCGTGCTCAGCTGGTCGCTGATCGAGAGCCTGTCTTGCGGCGCCTTGATCGTCGCGTCGGATACGGCCCCCGTGCAGGAGGTGGTGACAACGGGAAAAAACGGGTTTCTTGCGGATTTTTTTGATCATCAAGCCTTTGCCGAGAAAATTGAGACGGTTCTGGATACGGCGCCGGATCTGGATCATATCCGTGTTGCGGCCCGGCAAACTGTCCTCGACAGCTATGCCCATAAAGATCTGTTGCCGCGGCAGTTGCAACTGATCCATGATGTGGCCGCAGGGCGAATTCCGCCGGGTGAAAAATCAGCCCTGCCAGATCCGGAATAA
- a CDS encoding D-sedoheptulose 7-phosphate isomerase: MDPLAYFNSELDDHAAVVARTHAQMEAPFLAMLDAWVKAIEGGHKILFFGNGGSAADAQHLSAELVIRFMEDRKPIAAIALNTDTSALTAGANDLGYDAVFARQIEALGQAGDIAVGFTTSGTSPNIVAALEMARSKGLVTCAFTGRDGGRMPDLADHCLIIPAQSTRRIQEMHITLGHMLCGALEQSLKLV; this comes from the coding sequence GTGGACCCGTTAGCATATTTCAACAGTGAACTGGACGATCATGCCGCCGTCGTTGCGCGGACACATGCCCAAATGGAGGCCCCGTTTCTGGCCATGCTGGATGCCTGGGTTAAAGCCATCGAGGGCGGCCACAAAATCCTGTTTTTCGGCAATGGCGGCAGCGCCGCCGATGCGCAGCATCTCTCCGCCGAGCTGGTTATCCGCTTTATGGAGGATCGCAAGCCCATTGCCGCCATTGCGCTCAACACCGATACCTCCGCCTTGACGGCCGGGGCAAATGACCTGGGATATGACGCTGTTTTTGCCCGGCAGATCGAGGCGTTGGGCCAAGCCGGTGATATTGCTGTCGGTTTCACCACGTCCGGTACCAGTCCGAATATTGTCGCCGCACTTGAAATGGCACGGAGCAAGGGACTGGTCACTTGCGCCTTTACCGGGCGCGACGGCGGGCGGATGCCGGATCTCGCTGATCATTGCCTGATTATTCCGGCCCAGTCGACCCGGCGCATACAGGAAATGCATATTACCCTGGGCCATATGCTGTGCGGTGCCCTTGAACAATCTTTGAAACTGGTCTGA